The following proteins come from a genomic window of Brevibacillus antibioticus:
- a CDS encoding DUF3885 domain-containing protein → MTLHEYLHHTFPMVMLRPPLFYSWDIGIRFELGVNYDYYHNVHENCSYLQGVHTRAITLFKTLHAPIDDIYIVVDVNDFGDGRAFKRKLNAFSKYVKNKSLLYKLRQNTIPYVFPEDDENEVYRTHRFFLKCKTSDFAYVPMIKAICRQDMGLKPRIFHRVYFINTSKHTIFHIYDDRGCDLLATSPETIRGTYDSYPHWILDYDRAKIDQVFS, encoded by the coding sequence ATGACGTTACACGAGTATTTACATCATACATTTCCAATGGTAATGCTTCGACCACCTTTGTTTTATAGCTGGGATATTGGTATCCGTTTTGAGCTGGGTGTGAACTACGATTACTACCATAACGTTCATGAAAATTGCTCTTATTTGCAAGGGGTTCATACGCGAGCGATTACTTTATTCAAGACTTTGCATGCACCTATCGATGACATCTATATCGTAGTGGATGTAAACGATTTTGGAGACGGTAGGGCTTTTAAGCGTAAATTGAATGCCTTTTCCAAGTATGTGAAGAACAAATCCCTTTTGTATAAGCTTAGGCAAAATACCATTCCTTATGTTTTTCCAGAAGACGATGAGAATGAAGTCTATCGAACGCATCGGTTCTTCTTGAAGTGTAAGACATCGGACTTTGCCTATGTTCCCATGATAAAAGCAATCTGCCGTCAGGATATGGGATTAAAACCACGTATTTTTCATCGGGTCTACTTTATCAATACGAGCAAGCATACCATCTTTCACATCTATGACGATCGAGGCTGTGATTTATTAGCCACTTCACCTGAAACAATCAGAGGGACATATGACAGCTATCCTCATTGGATATTAGACTATGACAGAGCCAAGATCGATCAGGTATTTTCGTAA
- a CDS encoding SDR family NAD(P)-dependent oxidoreductase: MSSGMTRTEIKEILFEIFEQTLGLERTELEQSDTLKELGIGSLNAVELLEAINVRFNLNLPTSILFECADLESLAVYMEKQFHTLVQPAKQVQPTVSAPTPKPTQAHEPTLTPTPPAREARVETDEIAIIGLSVRSAGASDQEEFWNLIRDGKKCISEVSDPKWLEYIQAYSSNPIPINYGKMDDIDRFDSLFFNISAIEAEKMDVTQRILLEETYKSLEDAGYTPTQLRGEPVGTFIGTAGSSALAQDFSHYSMLGYDISILAARMAYYLDLKGPALAVNTACSSSLVAIDLACQQLKSGEITLAIAGGITVYSHPGAFISMHNAGMLSPTGECRPFDDGANGIVVGDGVGVLILKRLCDAERDNDQIYGIIRGSGTNQDGQTSGITAPSFLAQSQLQESIYRKYEIDVEDIQYIEAHGTGTKLGDPIEIHALNNTFRKFTTQKGFCGIGSLKANIGHTTAAAGVLGVIKVLMSMKHGEMPPSIQYDQGNKHIDFANSPVYVNTTRREWTPNRNGRRLAAVNSFGYSGTNAHVVIEDYPNPSRAVAAPINEAMPGLFVLSAQSAESLQANADATLRYLRSHPDVSFPDFLYTYQVARESMAQRLAIIVKDRDQLIGQLERYRAGAGKSGEVFVGTVGKNGSVNGINLADTEEGQAFLLSLLHNHKLKMVAELWVNGNRIDWEGLYPAGTVKRLTGLPTYSFAQERYPLPAFEMVQTGFGKQEKSGVNVLHPLLHRNTSDLTEMRYSTDFTGEETFLRDRTVPEFALLEMARVAVEQASGAQKQGLTRLRLQNIVWESPLEVGADGSQVHIALYPAANGEISFEIYNDEEELHASGSAVLTEDEAPLLDASTLQERGARVTLPMVPSQFLLHPHLPDAVLQGSVPATLQEVAIYAPCPSSMWVVADDGNFTFCDEQGKVCLQISGLQTQKNRPQAVSPSAEPFALMTFEEIWQEQARNNHAPFNLNTLLCFLSNVEAQRAVVEAVQVRSPQTQVLFIAQGTSCQQALRSVQEQLGEVDSLLYLWPLEDASLVEDTQPILDIVQALATTKLKAKSLMLVGQHRNAIERAFLESWIGFERSLGLVLPDTRAAVVMQEAGAVSLQENMHLLLDELNASKIESVLYQNGKRHVCKVQPTRIQAGSSTLLKTGGTYLITGGLGGLGYLFAEHLAGKHPINLILTGRSALDAAKQAKIEALEKRGSRVFYLQADVCDRTRMEAGLAEARSQFGRVHGVLHAAGLVGAESILDKDDRRFQQVLDPKVKGTLLLDELLQGESELDFTCYFSSSSAIIGDFGSCDYAIANRFQMAYGELRNGTTFVINWPLWKAGGMHFEKKENTEAYFKTSGQRFLEVEEGLAIFDRILSQNRTQHLVMIGQPSRIERMLGLANSAAPTPVPVHSGNNTSSGKGRRPEMKGFTLEQCVEWDLKEQISSVLKIPRTKLDVEENLADFGFDSISLAEFAGFLSKHYSIAVTPALFFEHSTIRALTQFYAVTHGEAMRDFYQEQAASAPAIASAPVAPIVSTPSKHPSRKKTGKARFAAGGAVRSAQEPIAIVGISGRFPQASNVQELWKNIRDGKEAITVVPSDRWDWREEKGMGKWGGFVPDVDRFDPLFFKISPKEAEYIDPKQRLFLQEAWHALEDAGYMGERIRGTACGVYVGVEEGEYGFLAGEDSPLNSNQNATLAARISYVLNLKGPNMAITAACSSGLVAIHQACQALRQGECDMALAGGVSLLISPIIHNGMGKLDMLSPDGTCFVFDGRANGLVPSEAVAVVVLKPLSKALEDGDQIHGCIKGSAVNYDGQTNGITAPSPASQADLLHQVYKRFGINPADIQYVLSHSVGSRLGDPIEVQALTNAFRRHTDRTQYCALGSIKPLIGHTFAASGVVSLISMLMAMKERTIPALHNYESSNDYINLTDSPFVIHTKNRSWTTADERPRLGAVSTTGISGTNAHLVVEEYIPAQQEAVDHEPTNAPQIIVLSAKNRERLDEVAAHLLAFLEADESLKLPDIAHTLQVGRDEMEARLAMVVQSRDELMQGLRGYLKKGDAPIALYLGDLNESHSEILDLLAGITGETVIRALLAEGNLGKLALYWAKGGKIPWEALQGGASARHISLPTYPFERRRCWLTAPTIARRELTTHSLPAVAAAAASASEAVPVCEEQDLAIAEDLQERVIGIISELVGLTPAELKVNKPLDHYGFDSILFMQLLQQIQTQIDPSFSFVKLSECRSMEDLIRELVPNGATKAKPKAEIVSQTPAPTAHKPVQTSLSQFPELVLLNQATEGRPIFWMHGTAGGVGIYSMIAKVSNRPFYGITARGWMSNRTPIRGIYAMAAYYVHIIQTVQPEGPYDLGGYSLGGLLAYEMARQLQELGQKVNSIVFLDTLYSDKIYTKAMLPEAMFNRKTAILQSVNMPLLTEIQHEPEKIPTTLIHRDDLDSTLSDEEYSKQLLTLARERGYKRTEDYLNTMIQSSSDVQEAFDRSGFTILPLPNPQEVSAYFFRNKSGSVLGALEPYFNVETSPVFDQGDYWTEFERQIDDFHLFDIDSSNHMMLLSEPKAAASILAFCQELYSAFGLEPTFLETFAHEHRSLVGTTS, translated from the coding sequence ATGAGTTCCGGGATGACCAGAACTGAGATCAAAGAGATCCTGTTCGAAATTTTCGAACAGACCTTGGGTTTGGAACGGACCGAACTGGAGCAATCGGATACCTTGAAGGAACTGGGGATCGGATCGCTCAATGCGGTTGAACTGCTAGAAGCGATCAACGTCCGGTTCAACCTGAACCTGCCGACCAGCATCCTATTTGAATGTGCAGACCTTGAGTCTCTGGCGGTCTACATGGAAAAGCAGTTCCATACCCTCGTACAACCTGCAAAACAAGTACAGCCGACGGTATCGGCACCAACGCCGAAACCAACACAAGCACACGAACCAACTCTGACACCTACTCCGCCGGCTCGCGAAGCACGGGTCGAGACCGATGAGATCGCCATCATCGGTCTCTCCGTCCGGAGCGCCGGAGCGAGCGATCAAGAAGAATTCTGGAACCTGATTCGCGACGGAAAAAAATGCATCAGCGAAGTGAGCGATCCGAAATGGCTGGAATACATCCAAGCCTATTCGTCCAATCCGATTCCGATCAACTATGGCAAGATGGACGACATCGACCGCTTCGACTCGCTCTTTTTTAACATCTCGGCCATCGAAGCTGAGAAGATGGACGTCACCCAGCGTATTTTGCTGGAAGAAACGTACAAGTCTTTAGAAGATGCCGGCTACACCCCGACGCAGCTGCGCGGGGAGCCCGTCGGCACCTTTATCGGCACCGCCGGTTCCTCGGCGCTCGCTCAAGATTTTTCCCATTATTCCATGCTCGGATATGACATCAGCATCCTCGCGGCTCGCATGGCGTACTATCTGGATCTGAAAGGGCCGGCACTGGCGGTGAACACGGCCTGCTCCTCGTCGCTGGTGGCGATCGACCTGGCCTGCCAGCAGTTGAAGAGCGGGGAGATCACCCTCGCCATCGCAGGCGGAATCACGGTCTACAGCCATCCGGGCGCGTTCATCTCCATGCACAACGCCGGGATGCTGTCTCCTACTGGCGAGTGCCGTCCGTTTGACGATGGAGCGAACGGCATCGTCGTCGGCGATGGCGTCGGGGTCTTGATTCTCAAGCGCCTCTGCGATGCTGAGCGGGACAACGACCAGATCTACGGCATCATCCGAGGCAGCGGCACCAACCAAGACGGCCAGACCTCCGGCATCACCGCGCCGAGCTTCCTCGCGCAGAGCCAGCTGCAAGAATCGATCTACCGCAAGTACGAGATCGACGTGGAAGACATTCAATACATCGAAGCGCATGGCACGGGCACCAAGCTTGGCGATCCGATCGAGATTCACGCCCTTAACAACACCTTCCGCAAGTTCACGACTCAGAAAGGCTTCTGCGGAATCGGTTCGCTCAAGGCGAACATCGGTCACACGACGGCTGCAGCAGGCGTGCTGGGCGTGATCAAAGTTTTGATGAGCATGAAGCATGGAGAGATGCCGCCTTCCATCCAGTATGATCAGGGCAACAAGCACATCGACTTTGCCAACAGCCCGGTCTATGTCAACACAACTCGTCGCGAGTGGACGCCCAATCGAAATGGCAGGCGCCTGGCTGCCGTCAACTCGTTCGGCTACAGCGGCACGAATGCCCATGTGGTGATCGAAGACTATCCCAATCCGTCGCGTGCGGTTGCAGCGCCGATCAACGAAGCGATGCCAGGTCTGTTCGTGCTATCGGCCCAAAGTGCAGAATCGTTGCAAGCCAATGCCGATGCCACGCTCCGCTACCTCCGCTCTCACCCGGACGTCTCGTTCCCCGACTTCCTGTATACCTACCAAGTGGCGAGAGAGAGCATGGCACAACGGCTTGCCATCATTGTCAAAGACCGGGACCAGCTGATCGGCCAGCTCGAACGCTACCGAGCAGGGGCCGGCAAGTCTGGAGAAGTCTTCGTGGGCACCGTCGGCAAGAACGGCAGCGTCAACGGGATCAATCTGGCCGACACCGAAGAGGGACAAGCGTTCCTCCTGAGCCTTCTGCACAACCATAAGCTCAAGATGGTTGCAGAACTGTGGGTTAACGGCAACCGGATCGACTGGGAAGGGCTCTACCCGGCGGGGACGGTCAAGCGACTGACCGGACTGCCGACCTATTCGTTTGCGCAAGAGCGCTACCCGTTGCCGGCGTTTGAAATGGTGCAGACAGGCTTCGGCAAGCAGGAAAAATCTGGCGTCAACGTCTTGCATCCGCTGCTCCATCGAAACACGTCAGACCTGACCGAAATGCGCTACAGCACCGACTTCACCGGCGAAGAGACCTTCCTACGCGATCGGACGGTGCCGGAATTCGCTCTGTTGGAGATGGCGCGAGTGGCTGTGGAACAGGCGTCCGGCGCTCAGAAGCAAGGTCTCACCCGCCTTCGTTTGCAAAATATCGTCTGGGAGTCGCCGCTCGAAGTGGGTGCTGACGGGTCGCAGGTGCACATCGCACTGTACCCGGCCGCTAATGGCGAGATCTCCTTTGAGATCTACAACGACGAAGAAGAGCTGCACGCATCAGGAAGCGCCGTGCTGACAGAGGATGAAGCGCCACTCCTCGATGCGTCCACCTTGCAGGAGCGGGGCGCCCGCGTCACGCTGCCGATGGTGCCTTCACAGTTTCTGCTCCATCCGCACTTGCCGGATGCCGTGCTTCAAGGGAGTGTGCCCGCCACCTTGCAAGAGGTCGCGATCTATGCCCCTTGCCCCTCCTCCATGTGGGTTGTGGCAGACGACGGCAACTTCACGTTCTGCGACGAACAAGGCAAGGTCTGTCTGCAAATCAGCGGTCTGCAAACGCAGAAGAACCGCCCGCAAGCGGTCTCTCCATCCGCCGAGCCGTTTGCCTTGATGACCTTTGAAGAGATCTGGCAAGAACAAGCTCGAAACAACCACGCACCGTTCAACTTGAACACGCTGCTCTGCTTCCTCTCGAATGTAGAGGCTCAGCGTGCGGTCGTGGAAGCAGTGCAGGTGCGAAGCCCGCAGACGCAGGTCCTTTTCATCGCGCAAGGGACATCCTGCCAGCAGGCGCTCCGCAGCGTCCAAGAACAGCTGGGGGAAGTTGATTCCTTGCTCTACCTCTGGCCACTGGAAGACGCTTCGCTCGTGGAGGACACGCAACCGATCCTCGACATCGTACAAGCCCTTGCGACGACGAAGCTTAAAGCCAAGAGCCTGATGCTCGTCGGCCAGCACCGAAATGCGATCGAGCGTGCGTTCCTTGAATCATGGATCGGCTTTGAGCGTTCCTTGGGCTTGGTGCTCCCGGATACCCGAGCGGCTGTGGTGATGCAAGAAGCCGGGGCCGTTTCCTTACAAGAGAACATGCATCTCCTTCTGGACGAGCTCAATGCTTCCAAAATCGAAAGCGTCCTCTACCAAAACGGTAAGCGTCACGTCTGCAAGGTACAGCCGACCCGCATCCAAGCTGGTTCTTCCACCTTACTGAAAACAGGCGGCACTTACCTGATCACAGGCGGACTGGGCGGTCTGGGTTACCTGTTCGCCGAGCATCTTGCTGGCAAACACCCGATCAACCTGATCCTGACCGGACGCTCGGCGCTCGATGCTGCCAAACAGGCGAAGATCGAAGCGCTTGAAAAACGAGGCAGCCGCGTCTTCTATCTGCAAGCGGACGTCTGTGACCGTACGCGTATGGAGGCGGGGCTTGCAGAAGCCCGGTCGCAGTTCGGCCGTGTTCACGGCGTCCTGCATGCAGCCGGACTCGTCGGAGCCGAGAGCATTCTCGACAAGGATGACCGCCGGTTCCAACAAGTGCTCGACCCGAAGGTCAAAGGAACGCTTCTGCTCGACGAACTACTGCAAGGGGAGTCGGAACTTGATTTTACCTGCTACTTCTCCTCTTCGTCGGCGATCATCGGGGACTTCGGCTCGTGTGATTATGCGATTGCCAACCGCTTCCAAATGGCCTATGGCGAGCTGCGCAACGGGACAACATTCGTCATCAACTGGCCGCTTTGGAAAGCCGGGGGCATGCATTTTGAGAAGAAAGAAAACACAGAAGCCTACTTCAAGACCAGCGGGCAACGCTTCTTGGAAGTGGAAGAGGGCCTTGCGATCTTTGACCGCATCCTGTCGCAGAACCGCACCCAGCATCTTGTGATGATCGGCCAGCCCAGCCGCATCGAACGCATGCTGGGTCTTGCGAATTCGGCAGCGCCGACTCCGGTGCCAGTGCATTCCGGCAACAACACCTCTTCCGGCAAGGGAAGACGTCCGGAGATGAAAGGATTCACGCTCGAACAGTGCGTGGAGTGGGATCTCAAAGAGCAGATCAGCTCCGTTCTCAAGATTCCGCGCACCAAACTGGACGTCGAAGAGAACTTGGCTGATTTCGGGTTTGATTCGATCAGCTTGGCCGAGTTTGCCGGTTTCCTGTCGAAACACTACAGCATTGCCGTGACGCCCGCCTTGTTCTTTGAGCATTCCACGATCAGAGCTCTGACCCAGTTTTACGCGGTCACACATGGGGAGGCAATGCGGGACTTCTACCAAGAGCAAGCGGCATCCGCACCGGCGATCGCGTCAGCACCTGTCGCTCCAATCGTCAGCACCCCGTCCAAGCACCCTTCGCGCAAAAAGACCGGCAAGGCGCGATTCGCGGCCGGAGGAGCGGTGCGCAGTGCGCAGGAGCCGATTGCCATTGTCGGGATCAGCGGCAGATTCCCGCAGGCGAGCAACGTGCAGGAATTGTGGAAAAACATCCGAGACGGGAAGGAAGCGATCACGGTCGTCCCGTCTGACCGCTGGGACTGGCGGGAAGAGAAGGGCATGGGCAAATGGGGCGGATTTGTCCCGGACGTCGACCGCTTCGATCCCTTGTTCTTTAAGATTTCGCCCAAAGAAGCGGAGTACATCGATCCGAAACAGCGCCTGTTCCTGCAGGAAGCATGGCATGCGCTAGAAGATGCCGGCTATATGGGCGAGCGCATTCGTGGAACCGCATGCGGCGTCTATGTCGGGGTGGAAGAGGGAGAGTACGGGTTCTTGGCCGGAGAGGACAGTCCGCTGAACAGCAACCAGAACGCCACGCTCGCGGCCCGCATCTCCTATGTGCTCAACCTCAAGGGCCCGAACATGGCGATCACCGCCGCCTGCTCGTCCGGTCTCGTCGCAATTCACCAAGCCTGCCAAGCCCTGCGCCAAGGCGAATGCGACATGGCGCTGGCCGGCGGTGTCAGCCTGTTGATCTCGCCGATTATCCATAATGGCATGGGCAAGCTCGACATGCTCTCCCCGGATGGTACCTGCTTTGTGTTCGACGGGCGTGCAAATGGCCTGGTGCCGAGCGAAGCGGTAGCTGTCGTCGTGCTCAAACCGCTGAGCAAAGCACTGGAGGATGGCGATCAGATCCACGGCTGCATCAAGGGCAGTGCCGTCAACTACGACGGCCAGACCAACGGCATCACCGCGCCGAGCCCTGCGAGCCAAGCAGACCTGCTTCATCAAGTCTACAAGCGCTTCGGCATCAACCCGGCCGACATCCAGTATGTGCTCTCCCACAGCGTCGGTTCCAGATTGGGAGACCCCATCGAGGTGCAGGCGCTTACCAACGCCTTCCGCCGACACACCGACCGGACGCAATACTGCGCGCTCGGTTCGATTAAGCCGTTGATCGGGCATACGTTCGCCGCATCCGGGGTCGTCAGCTTGATCTCCATGCTGATGGCGATGAAAGAGCGGACGATTCCGGCTCTGCACAACTATGAGTCGAGCAACGACTACATCAACCTGACAGACAGCCCGTTTGTGATTCATACCAAGAACAGATCGTGGACCACGGCCGATGAGCGCCCGCGCCTCGGTGCAGTCAGCACGACTGGCATCAGCGGCACGAACGCGCATCTTGTGGTCGAAGAATACATCCCGGCGCAGCAAGAGGCGGTCGATCACGAACCGACGAATGCACCGCAGATCATCGTCCTCTCCGCGAAGAATCGCGAGCGTCTGGACGAGGTTGCCGCACATCTGCTCGCGTTCCTCGAAGCAGACGAGAGCTTGAAGCTGCCTGACATCGCGCACACGCTGCAAGTCGGCCGTGACGAGATGGAGGCGCGACTTGCGATGGTGGTACAAAGTCGCGACGAGCTGATGCAAGGTCTGCGAGGCTATTTGAAAAAAGGCGACGCGCCCATCGCGCTCTATCTCGGCGACTTGAACGAGTCTCATTCCGAGATCCTCGATCTTCTTGCCGGGATCACCGGAGAGACCGTTATTCGAGCCTTGCTGGCAGAGGGCAATCTTGGAAAATTAGCCCTCTACTGGGCGAAAGGCGGCAAGATTCCTTGGGAAGCGCTGCAAGGTGGAGCGTCCGCCCGTCACATCTCCTTGCCGACCTATCCGTTTGAGCGCCGCCGCTGCTGGCTGACCGCTCCGACAATCGCAAGACGAGAGCTGACAACGCACAGCCTGCCAGCAGTCGCTGCAGCTGCAGCTTCTGCTTCCGAGGCGGTTCCTGTCTGTGAAGAACAGGACCTCGCCATCGCGGAGGATCTGCAGGAGCGAGTCATCGGCATCATCTCCGAACTGGTGGGACTCACGCCTGCGGAGCTGAAGGTGAACAAGCCGCTCGACCACTACGGGTTTGACTCGATTCTGTTCATGCAGCTGCTACAGCAGATACAAACGCAGATAGACCCGTCCTTCTCCTTCGTCAAACTGAGCGAATGCCGATCGATGGAAGACCTGATTCGAGAGCTGGTCCCCAATGGGGCGACCAAGGCGAAACCGAAAGCGGAGATCGTGAGCCAGACTCCCGCACCGACGGCCCACAAGCCCGTGCAGACCAGCTTGTCGCAGTTCCCGGAACTCGTCCTGCTGAACCAAGCCACGGAAGGTCGTCCGATCTTCTGGATGCACGGGACGGCAGGCGGCGTCGGCATCTACTCGATGATCGCCAAAGTGAGCAACCGACCCTTCTACGGCATCACCGCGCGTGGTTGGATGAGCAACCGCACCCCGATCCGGGGCATCTACGCGATGGCCGCGTATTACGTGCACATCATTCAGACCGTGCAGCCGGAAGGGCCGTATGACCTCGGCGGCTATTCGCTCGGCGGCCTCCTCGCCTACGAAATGGCTCGTCAATTGCAGGAACTGGGGCAAAAAGTGAACTCCATCGTGTTCCTCGACACCTTGTATTCGGACAAAATCTACACCAAGGCCATGTTGCCGGAAGCGATGTTCAATAGAAAAACCGCGATCCTGCAATCGGTCAACATGCCCCTGCTCACCGAGATTCAGCACGAGCCGGAGAAGATTCCGACCACATTGATTCACCGTGATGATCTGGACTCGACGCTCTCGGATGAGGAATATTCCAAGCAGTTGCTGACCCTGGCCCGCGAGCGCGGCTACAAGCGCACGGAAGACTACCTGAACACCATGATTCAGAGTAGTTCTGACGTGCAGGAAGCGTTCGACCGCAGCGGATTTACCATCTTACCGTTGCCCAATCCGCAAGAGGTCAGCGCCTATTTCTTCCGCAACAAAAGCGGCTCGGTCCTCGGGGCGCTGGAACCGTACTTCAACGTCGAGACGAGCCCCGTATTCGACCAGGGGGATTATTGGACCGAATTTGAACGTCAGATCGACGATTTCCACCTGTTCGACATCGACTCGTCCAACCACATGATGCTGCTCTCGGAACCAAAAGCAGCTGCGTCGATCCTTGCCTTCTGCCAAGAGCTCTACTCCGCATTCGGTCTGGAACCGACGTTCCTTGAAACGTTTGCCCACGAGCATCGCAGTCTCGTCGGCACCACTTCATAA
- a CDS encoding YkvA family protein — MAKHEKRFLKSYESKASEYLNDKEKASTLLKKADKKAIGDVWEKLQLLFHIFGDWTSGKYRAIPVKSILMIIGGILYFVSPVDAITDFIPVVGLLDDATIIGLVFRQVSSDLALYKEWKQKEFSQE; from the coding sequence ATGGCTAAGCATGAAAAGAGGTTTCTTAAAAGTTATGAATCAAAAGCGTCTGAATATCTGAACGATAAAGAAAAAGCTTCTACTCTCCTAAAAAAAGCAGATAAAAAAGCGATTGGAGATGTTTGGGAGAAGTTACAGCTACTCTTTCATATTTTCGGTGATTGGACGAGTGGAAAATATCGAGCGATCCCTGTTAAATCCATTTTGATGATTATTGGCGGGATTTTGTACTTTGTTTCACCTGTAGACGCCATCACAGATTTTATTCCTGTTGTTGGTTTACTAGATGACGCGACAATCATTGGATTGGTGTTTCGACAAGTTAGTAGCGACCTTGCTCTGTACAAAGAGTGGAAGCAAAAAGAATTTTCACAGGAATAG
- the fabZ gene encoding 3-hydroxyacyl-ACP dehydratase FabZ — translation MNANQILETLPHRYPFLLVDRIESVEEGQKAVGIKNVSINEPFFQGHFPGFPVMPGVLIVEAMAQVGGVAMLSVPDFKGKIAFLAGIDGARFRRQVVPGDQLRIEVSITKLKGVIGKGQAVAYVGGELAAEAELTFAIKKD, via the coding sequence ATGAACGCGAACCAAATTCTCGAAACATTGCCGCATCGCTATCCGTTCCTGCTTGTCGATCGAATTGAATCGGTTGAGGAAGGTCAAAAGGCGGTCGGGATCAAGAATGTCAGCATCAACGAACCGTTTTTCCAAGGGCATTTCCCAGGATTTCCGGTGATGCCGGGGGTGCTAATCGTCGAGGCGATGGCACAGGTTGGAGGCGTCGCGATGTTGAGCGTGCCGGACTTTAAAGGCAAGATTGCCTTCCTCGCCGGGATTGACGGTGCTCGCTTCCGCCGCCAAGTCGTTCCGGGCGACCAACTGCGCATCGAAGTCTCGATCACGAAACTCAAAGGCGTCATCGGCAAAGGACAGGCCGTTGCTTATGTCGGCGGCGAGCTGGCCGCTGAAGCGGAACTGACCTTCGCGATCAAAAAAGACTAA
- a CDS encoding methyltransferase domain-containing protein encodes MLGGGAETERKGICHLQQGGRVLYARRRKRRLRLTFCPFEEKIPGFSISRVYLNPEQYPAELEMVRSKQIEMRRVLFSRGDFQRAQALLDIGCGHETDVIQLAKRYPHLKTQGFTITEAQADLGNRRIQELNLGAQAAIFHGDSSKDRFPGRYDMMIGIEVSCHIPDKQGLFQNMSSALNEGGQVLMMDFIANLRGAIADPSIDIYIPTVQGWIDLLAEHHLVLDEMMDVSKQVANSLHDPEQVDNTKGLPEVVQIPFGTLLKARSCLRKPGLATVYSSSAKIQLKARQNFESTTQSRCPTGRRIRKLGATCCNKSKGVREHEFRDDQN; translated from the coding sequence ATGCTGGGTGGAGGGGCCGAAACCGAAAGAAAAGGAATTTGCCATCTCCAACAAGGCGGCCGAGTTCTATACGCGCGTCGTCGAAAGCGGAGACTCCGGCTGACCTTCTGCCCGTTTGAGGAAAAAATCCCCGGCTTCTCGATCAGCCGCGTGTACCTGAACCCGGAACAATATCCGGCCGAACTTGAGATGGTGCGCAGCAAGCAGATCGAGATGCGCCGCGTGTTGTTCAGCCGAGGCGATTTCCAGCGCGCGCAGGCTCTGCTCGACATCGGATGCGGTCATGAGACAGACGTGATTCAGCTGGCCAAGCGCTACCCGCATTTGAAAACGCAGGGCTTTACGATCACGGAGGCGCAGGCGGACCTTGGCAACCGGAGAATTCAAGAACTGAACTTGGGCGCACAAGCTGCCATCTTCCATGGAGACAGCTCTAAAGACCGATTCCCAGGTCGCTACGACATGATGATCGGGATCGAAGTCAGCTGCCACATCCCTGACAAGCAGGGGCTGTTCCAGAACATGTCCTCGGCCCTCAACGAAGGGGGGCAGGTGCTGATGATGGATTTCATCGCGAACCTGCGCGGAGCCATCGCCGATCCGAGCATCGACATCTACATCCCGACTGTACAGGGCTGGATTGACCTGCTGGCGGAGCATCACCTCGTTCTTGACGAAATGATGGACGTCTCCAAGCAGGTCGCCAACTCTCTGCATGATCCTGAGCAGGTGGATAATACGAAAGGTCTGCCGGAAGTGGTACAAATTCCATTCGGAACTTTGCTAAAAGCTCGATCTTGCTTGAGAAAGCCTGGATTAGCTACTGTCTATTCTTCATCAGCAAAAATTCAGCTCAAAGCCCGGCAGAACTTCGAGAGCACAACACAAAGCAGATGTCCAACAGGACGCCGTATCCGGAAGCTCGGCGCAACATGTTGCAACAAATCTAAAGGAGTGAGGGAGCATGAGTTCCGGGATGACCAGAACTGA